Within the Naumovozyma castellii chromosome 1, complete genome genome, the region GTTGATATCTTTGACTAAATTATCTACTCTGAATTGAGATAGAGCCTGTGGGCCTGGTATAACAAAGATGGACATTATTTTCAGTTATTGACGATGTGGATTGATTCAAATCGTCTTCGACTAATTGCGAACACACTTCAAAAGATCTACTATTTGGATTGTAGGAATCTTATATAATGATCTTTTATGTTATAGAAATCTGGAAATTCCCGAGAACAATCAATTAAAGCAGCAAAGATTCAATTAAAGGATGGGACCAAACAGAGTTAACCAGAATGGGAAGTAATAgtaaataatgaatgaCACATTGAAGCAAAGACTATATAACATTAATTTGACCAAGTATAGCTTAGATTTAACATTAAATGATTCTCCGATGACTCTGACTGACTCTGTAAAAAGACAGCCGTTACCCGCAAACTGACTTcgttttgaaaaattttcgtTCAGCGCATCGAGCTTTGTTCCATTCTGTTATTGTATTTTATATGATCTATATGATGAGCCGAGGTGGTTAAGGTAAACATAATAGCCAGTTAATCGTCCCCAGTCCTCCACTCAACAAATATGCCACAAAAGGCTCTTAAAGTGACCAAGAAGGCCAAGGACCCTCGTCGTGTCACCAAAAAGCAAAAGAATTTACGTCCAGCGGCTCCTTTACAATTaaaatccaagaagaagtCATTGCAacatttaaagaagttGAATAGGACAGCATCTTTAACAGAAACCACGGAAAAATTGATTGCCAGTAGGGTCGGTCATTTGGAACTGTTAAAAGGTACTAGAAAGGAACTGGAGAAAAAGGCCAAAAATGGTGCCAAGAAATGAAGTGATTGGCAATTATCCGTAAACTATGTCCATTTAATCTCAATATTCTCCACCCACATTTCCTTGTATATTAGTTTTCCTTAtagaatttttaaataataatattataatcTACTGCTACTTGAATTATCTATATACTTATTACAATAGTGTGGCGTTACATTATCTCCTGTACGGaaataatttatccaaGATGACATTTTGGATTAGAGAGAATAATTGGGAGCTCATCCAATACAAGGCTAACAATATAGAAGTTTGAGATGATACTCCCATCATAAAAATACATCCCATCCTCGAGATATTCATTATACTTCTAGTACCCTGGGCTAACGATGAAAACTCATCTCGAAACGTCTTGATTCCAACTAGATCTGTATCTTTACTCAACATCATACGACCATTAAACTCCACATttaacattgaaaatacACCTAATAACATGGGTATTAGCATTGGAATCGGTTCTAGGGGTCCACTTAAGTCAATACCATTCATATCAAAGTGCCTAGCCCATGTTTCACCCGCTTCTAATAATCTTCTATCAACAAGACTTCTTACCCCCATAGATACGGTAATCCATAGTGGTATTTGAATTAAGGGTAACATGACATTTTTCCATAGAGGAACATTAtatcttttgaataatttcttttgtcTCTTTCTTGTTTCCTTCACGGCTACTAATCTGATTTGATCAGGTGTCAAGATATCTGGTTTCTGTGCTCCAACTTTCGGCATATTGGCCAGCTGACTATTATTTGCGCCATTGGCACCTTTCTTTACAGTCATTGCCGCTAATCGTACTTTGACCACCGGAGTTGTCGCTTGTACTATTTTCCTCAATTCTTGTTGTTTCActattcttttcctttGCCATATACTTAATGGTAATGTTATAAAAGTTCTTAATGTAAATGTTGTCAACGGTATTAGTGCAATCCAGGGTATACCTGACGTTTCATGCATTGTAATAAATAGATCGGTTATGGGCAGAAATGTAGCCGTCccaatatttcttctccCATAATGACTTATTATTTTAAAGGGGCTTGTGCTTCTGATTAATCCATTCAATAATGGTTTTGAATTTGCCACCTTTATCATATCTTTTTGGGATACTTCACTAAAGATTCGTACTTGATCTTACTTTCTGTATAATATGAAAAAATGAAGGTCCTTAATTTCCTTCCCATGCTCGCTTCTTggtgaaaataataaagaatataatcTATACGTACAATAACTAAAGATATGATTATTTTATGTAAAGGGCagttattattaaattatttttattatacAATATCATTAGTCACATGTTTAAGCCTATTCGACTTGACTACCATCTCTAGGTTTATAATGAGGTAATAATTCGACCACTTCGGCAGGTAATCTTCCATCAACTTTGATGGCATACATTCCCGGTATATAAGGATCCACACTCAGCCATTTGGCCACCCATGATTTAGTAGGCTTACACATCCCCACAAGACCTTCAAATGACGGAGATGTACATTCCATGGTGGAAACACCCgcttcttcaaatataCCTTGACAGTTAGGGCAACCGTCCCTACTGAACTCATTTGTAGTTTGTACTATCCCACATAGCATGCATGCTCTCTCACTGGACATTTTGGATGTAGGTATCGGGTATTTTGTCCTTTGAGTGTTAAGGTCAATTACTCGTTATTTTTgattaaagatattatgTATGTAATGCTTAATTTGAGCgaaagtttcaatttcgAAGGCGGCGTGCAAAGTGACACAAATAAAGACGActaaattaaatgaaaaatatgtttATCTATTAAGAGTGTATGAATATACATATAAAAAGTTCATTATTTTAAATAGTAGTAACCATCTCTTTCCTCCATTTCAGTATCGACAAAGGCTGGTGGTGTTTCATTCTTACTACTATCATAAAGAATGATACCGTTTCCTAAAGCATGCTTCTTTTCGTTCCTCTTGTAGAAATACAATACAACAAACGTCCAGGCACCATAAATGGAACCAAATACAATGCTCACAATGTACCCAGTTCTGAACTTTGGTGACTCTTTAGTTGGCCAAGCCAAATTGGGTATCCAGGCATTAGTGGATTGTGAGAAAGAGTAAATGGCGATCCAAGTAATAGCTTTAACTTGAGGGTCAAATCTAAGAAAATCGTTTATGAATGACCATAGACACGGCGATGCTGCCACACTGAAATATGTTGTTAGAAATGCGAACCATTTAGCAGACGATGGAATATCCCATTTAATTAATAGTCCACAGGAAATACAATTCATAATTGCTGAGAATACCATGAAAATCCATTTACAATGAAATAAATCCGCACCTAGAGAACAAACAAAGACATAAGCAAACCCTAAACAGGCTGGAAGAACACTTAAATTGTTGACTCGGGCTATACTATAATTTGTATTGGATTTCAACCATAAAGTGTATGACCCACTGAAAGCAGTCATATTATTCCATGAACACGTATCAAATATCACTAAGACCCAAAAAGTAGGGGCACAAAAGACTTTCTTCCAGACATCTAATTTAAAAAGTGAGGTTAATTTAGAAGTGTCCACACCGTCAttaatttgatttcttcTATTTCTTGCACGAGCAATACGGATTTCCTCATCTGTTAAGAAAAGCGAATAGCATTTAGATGGAATCCCAGGAATAACAAAAAATCCCATGATTGCAGTTGGGATCGAAATGGCTATGGCATTAATAAGAAACATCCATCTCCAACCAGCAAGACCATTAACACCATCTAAATTTTCGAAAATACGTGCCTGTAAAAGACCTGATGTAACACCACCTAGTAACTGACcacaaaaaaataaaaagacTCTGGAACTTATTTCATCAGGAGCA harbors:
- the NCAS0A02260 gene encoding uncharacterized protein (ancestral locus Anc_4.208), which codes for MPQKALKVTKKAKDPRRVTKKQKNLRPAAPLQLKSKKKSLQHLKKLNRTASLTETTEKLIASRVGHLELLKGTRKELEKKAKNGAKK
- the COX18 gene encoding membrane insertase COX18 (ancestral locus Anc_4.209), with protein sequence MIKVANSKPLLNGLIRSTSPFKIISHYGRRNIGTATFLPITDLFITMHETSGIPWIALIPLTTFTLRTFITLPLSIWQRKRIVKQQELRKIVQATTPVVKVRLAAMTVKKGANGANNSQLANMPKVGAQKPDILTPDQIRLVAVKETRKRQKKLFKRYNVPLWKNVMLPLIQIPLWITVSMGVRSLVDRRLLEAGETWARHFDMNGIDLSGPLEPIPMLIPMLLGVFSMLNVEFNGRMMLSKDTDLVGIKTFRDEFSSLAQGTRSIMNISRMGCIFMMGVSSQTSILLALYWMSSQLFSLIQNVILDKLFPYRR
- the SPT4 gene encoding transcription elongation factor SPT4 (ancestral locus Anc_4.210) gives rise to the protein MSSERACMLCGIVQTTNEFSRDGCPNCQGIFEEAGVSTMECTSPSFEGLVGMCKPTKSWVAKWLSVDPYIPGMYAIKVDGRLPAEVVELLPHYKPRDGSQVE
- the VHT1 gene encoding Vht1p (ancestral locus Anc_4.212); the protein is MIGSSSIWRKFIPHLRVLPEDQIDSAVSDSCDTVHDDEDSSIVVQRESIELDHVKKDLHSDDAEAKLSLSSSSVNMLQKDIPYELRDEANRKWWKYFDEFEYRVNKEYLTSRKWYEFLYPNHTTHSKAERRLLYKLDLVIGVYFLALCWSKSLDSNNFTNAYVSNMKEDLHMEGNDYIHTTSIANVGAIVFQLPFMYLLPRYPAHIILPAMDMGWSWFTFACYRAKTLAELRGYQFILNAFGAAYYPVSQYILGCWYAPDEISSRVFLFFCGQLLGGVTSGLLQARIFENLDGVNGLAGWRWMFLINAIAISIPTAIMGFFVIPGIPSKCYSLFLTDEEIRIARARNRRNQINDGVDTSKLTSLFKLDVWKKVFCAPTFWVLVIFDTCSWNNMTAFSGSYTLWLKSNTNYSIARVNNLSVLPACLGFAYVFVCSLGADLFHCKWIFMVFSAIMNCISCGLLIKWDIPSSAKWFAFLTTYFSVAASPCLWSFINDFLRFDPQVKAITWIAIYSFSQSTNAWIPNLAWPTKESPKFRTGYIVSIVFGSIYGAWTFVVLYFYKRNEKKHALGNGIILYDSSKNETPPAFVDTEMEERDGYYYLK